The sequence TGGCGGTAGTGCGTGGAGAGGAAGAAGAAGCGCAGGGCCTCCGCGTCCACCTTGGCCAGGGCGTCGCGCAGGCGCACCACGTTGCCCAGCGACTTGGACATCTTCGCGCCTTCCAGGTCCAGGAAGCCGCAGTGCATCCAATACTTCGCGAACGGCTTGCCGCTGGCGGACTCGCTCTGGGCAATCTCGTTCTCGTGGTGGGGGAAGATGAGGTCCAGCGCGCCGCCGTGGATGTCGAACGTCTCGCCCAGGTAGCGCGCGCTCATGGCGGAGCACTCGATGTGCCAGCCCGGCCGGCCCGGTCCCCAGGGACTCTCCCAGGCGGGCTCACCCGGCTTGGCGCCCTTCCACAGCGCGAAGTCCAGCGGCTCGCGCTTCTGCTCGCCCGGATGCACGCGGTCGCCAGCGCACAGCTCGTCCAGGTTCCGCTTGGACAGCTTCGCGTAGTCCGCGTCACTGCTGACGGAGAAGTACACGTCGCCGTGCGAGGCGTACGCGTGCCCGTTGTCCACCAGCTTCTGGATGATGCCGAGGATTTCGGGGATGTGGTCGCTCACCTTGGGCGAGACGTCCGGCTCCAGCAGGTGCAGCGCCCGCGCGTCCTCGCGGAAGATCTCCACATAGCGGGCCGCCAGCGCCACCGGGGCCTCGCCCGTCTCCTGGGCGGCCTTGATGATCTTGTCGTCCACGTCCGTGTAGTTGCGGACGTACCGGACCTTCAGCCCCCGGTGACGGAGGTAGCGGACCACCACGTCGAACGAGGTGAAGGTGCGCGCGTTTCCAATGTGGATGTAGCTATAGGTCGTAGGACCACAGACATAGACCCCCACCTCGCCAGGGATGGCAGGCTCCAGCAGCTCCTTCTGCATGGTCATCGTGTTGAAGAGCCGGATGGATGGCGGGGTCACTTGAAGCAATCCTCCTGTGTCCGTAGTCGTGGGTGTGGCCGACACTTTAGGATCCCGGTCCCCACACAGGCCAGCACTCACCGGGAATTCGCGAGGGGCGACGGGTCGCTGAGCACTACAGTTCACTGGCGCCGCGAAACTTCGGACGCCTGAGGACGGAGAACCCTCTTCGCCGCCCGCAATCAGGGAGAATGGCCGCATGGCTCCACCCAATCCCAAGCGCCCGCCCCGCCCGCCCCGTCCGCCGGGCACGCAGGCGCCGAAGGACTCCGACGTGGAGCTGCCCTTCGATGATGACGAAGTAGACCCCCTGAGGGCTGACGACCCGAGGCCGCAGCGCGTGCCCCAGTACCCGGCGGGCTCGCGCCGCAGCCGGCGGCAGGGCGGCGAGCGCGGCAGCAACGACAAGGAGCTGCCCCCCCGGTTCGACTGGGGCCACGAGTACTCGGACCCGGGCCACCCGCCCGCCTTCCTGTACGTCGAGCGAGGGCCCGGCGTCGGCCAGCTCGTGCCCGTGAAGCAGGGGCCGCTGGTGATGGGGCGCTCGTCCTCGTCGGACCTGCGGCTGCAGCACCCGTCCATCAGCCGGCGCCACGCGCAGCTCATCCGGCGCGCGGACCGCTTCTTCGTGAAGGACCTGAGCAGCCAGAACGGCACCTTCCTCAACCGCACCCGCGTCACCGCCGAGGCGGAGGTGATGCCGGGCGACGAAATCGCCATGGGCAACGCGCTGCTGCGCCTGCGCGGCCCGGGGGGCACGCCCGCCCTGGGCGTCCCCGCCATCACCGCCACCAACACCCTGGCCGACGGGGGACGGAAGCAGGGCATGCGCACCCTGGCCGTGGCGCTGACGGCCGCGGCCCTGGGCTCGGCCGTGGCGGCCCTCATCACCTTCGTGGCGCTGGGCCTCGGGGGCGACGACGGGCCCGGGAGCGTTCCTCCTCCGCCCGCGACGCGCACGGGCCCGTCGACGCCGGTGATCGACGCGGCCGGGCGTCCCGGGGCTGCCACCGCTTCCGAGAACCCGGCCGGCGCCGACACCCGTGCGTCCGAGGCCCCCGGGGAAGCACCCGCCAGCCCCAACGCCATGGAGGTAGCGCCCAGCTCGCCCGAGGCACGCCTGGAAACACCCACTGGCGCCGGGGACGTGGCGCGCGGCTCGCCCCAGGCCCGCGCGGAAGCCCTCGCCGGCCCTAGCGCGATGGATGTGGCGCGCGGCATCGCGGGCGCTTCGACGCCGCGTATGGCGGCCGGTGGCGCGAAGAATCGGACTGGAGCTGCCTCCCCGGCGAAAGCAGAAGTGCCGCGGCGCAACAAGAAGTGAGAGGTGGCCTCAGCGCCGCCGCAGCCCCTTGAACAGCAGCACCGCGTTGAGGGCGATGAAGGCGAGCAGCGCCAGGGACACCAGCACGAGTCCCCGGTCCGCTCCCGGCTGCTCACCCTCGATGAGCAGCCACAGCCGTCCCTCGTGGGGCTGGAGCTCACCCATGCTCCTCAGCAGCGCGAGCGCCTCGCGGTAGCGCGGCGCGTCCTCTTCCGACAGCAGCCGCCCCCGCACCGCGAAGGGCCGCTGATCCGGCTGTGGCGGCGGGCGCCCCGGCGTCCACTGCTCTCCGGACAGGGCGCCCCGGCGCACCACGAAGGGCGACTCGCGCAGGCCCACCAGCACGTAGAGGTTGCCGTCGGCCTGCTCATAGGCGCCCCGCGCCGTGGGGATGCCGTGCACCTGCGCGTAGCGGTTGGAGACGAGCGCCTCGTGCCGGTACGCGCCCTCGGTGCCCAGCGTCAGCGGAGACCTCGGGGAGAAGAAGTACGCCAGGTCCAGGCGCTGCATGCCCAGCAACGCCAGGGCCACGGCAATGGCCACGAGCGCCGCCAGGGGCTTCACGCCCACGCGGCGGCGCGCGGCCCGCGCCTCCAATTCGGCGATGCGGCGGTCCCGCTCGTCCTGCTCCGTCGATGTGGACAGCGGCTCGCTCATGGCCCGGACATGGCGTGGCGTGGAAAGACGAAGCCCCGAGCTCCCATGAAGGGAACCCGGGGCGGGGAGTCTGGGCGGAGGCCCGACAGCTAGGCGAGGTTGAAGATCTTCTTCAGGTCCGACTCGATCTCTTCCTCGGTGCAGTCCTTGGCCAGCGACAGCTCCTTGATGAGCAGCGAGCGCGCGGTGTCCAGCATCTTGCGCTCACCGAAGGACAGGTCCTTGTCACCCTTCAGGAGGTAGAGGTCGCGCAGCACCTCGGCGATCTCGAAGACGGAGCCCGTCTTGATCTTCTCCATGTACTCCCGGTAGCGACGGTTCCACGTGGTGGAGTCGACCGAGATGTCCTTCTCCTTGAGGATGGAGTAGACCTGCTTGACGTCCTCCTCGCTGATGATCTCGCGGAGGCCGACCGACCCGACCTTGTTGATCGGGATCATGATCCGCATCCCGTTCTCAAGGATGCGCAGCACGTAGAACGACTGGCGTTGCCCGGCCACTTCGGTGTGCTCGATGCCCATCACCTCGCCGACGCCCTGGCCCGGATAAACCGCCTTGTCACCAGTCTTGAAGCTGGTCTGCACTAACTGCCTCCTTGAAAGACTCGATGCCGGCCTTTCAGCCGGGCACTACTACCACAAACCACATCCACGGGCAACGATAACGCCTTGACCACCCCTTACGCGGCCGACTACGTTGTCGGTTTTCGTACGCGGTGTCGCCGGGTGTGCGAGCCCGCGTGACGGTGGCGGGTGGGGGTCGGGCGGTGGATCGTCATGCGTGGCGCGACCTGGGGTCGCGGCCTCTATTCTTTCCCGCGCTGAGCCTCACGCTCGGCGCGCATAGCGCACCAGCAACAACGGTCGCTCCCTCGGCATTTCTGGTTTGCGGGGCTTTACTGGGAGCGCTCGGCCTTGCGCTCCCTCGCCTGCCTGGTGCCCACCTCACCGTGCTGCTCGCACTCTGGGCGACGGGGGCGGGACTCGCCTCCTGGGAAGCACGGGTGGAGGTACCGGCGAAGCTCGCGGCGGGCGGCCCGGCGATGCTGGAGGGTGAGACGGAGCGCGTGGAGCGCTTCGACGGCACCACCCGGGTGCGCGTGGCGGTGGCCCGTGCCGGGGCTCCCGACGCGTCCCTGGAGCCGGCCCGCTTCCGGGTGAGCCTTTCGGTTCGAGGCGACGTCATGGAGCTGCTGCCCGGGCAGCGTGTGCGGGTGGAGACGCGGCTCGCGCCGGACGCGCCTCCCGCCAACCCGGGCGAGAAGGACTTCGGCGTCGCGCGACGGCGGCAGGGCGTGGTGTTCACCGGAGGGACGGATGCGGGGCGCCTGCTGGTGCTCTCCCCTGCCCCGGGCTGGCGGAGCGTGCTGGAGGAGACGCGGGCCCGGCTCGCCGTGGCGGTGCACGCGGTAGCGCCCTCGCGAGACGCGGCGGCGCTGTTCCTCACGCTGGCCGCGGGCCAACGCGCGGAATTGGACGACGCGTGGGAGGAGGCGTTCTCCCGCGCGGGGCTCGCGCATGTGCTGAGCGTCAGCGGGCTGCATGTCGCGGCGCTGGCGCTGATGACGCTCGCGCTGCTGCGGCGCGGGCTGGTGCGCGCGGGGGCCCGGTGGCGGAAGCTGGACGCACGGCAGGTGGCGGCGCCCGCGGCGGTGCCCTTCGTCTGGGCCTACGTGCTCTTCACCGGCAACCAGCCTCCGGCGGTGCGCTCGGCGGTGATGGCCACGGTGGTGTTGCTGGGACTGGCGCTGTGGCGGCGCGCGGATGGCCTCAACGGGCTGGCCGCCGCGGCGGTGGTGCTGGTGGCGTGGGCGCCCTCCAGCGTGGTGGACCTGTCGCTGCGGCTGTCGTTCCTCGCGGTGCTGGGGCTGGTGCTCCTGTCCCCCGCGCTGAGGCAGGCCCTGCCGCTGGCGCCACCGGACCCGCGCGAGCCCCGGCGGGTGCGGCGCCTGTGGGGGCAGGCTCGCGAGACGGTGGCGCAGACCTTGAGCGCGAGCGCCGCCGCCACGCTGGCGGGGCTTCCCGTGGTGGCCTCGGCCTTCGGACGGGTGAGCCTGGCCGGGCTCGTCTCCAACGTCGTCGCCCTGCCCCTCTGCGGGCTGCTCACCGGGCTGGCCGCGGGCGGGGCCGCGCTGTTCGTGGTGGCGCCGGTGCTCGCCACGCCGGTGCTATGGGCCGGCGCGTGGGCCTCCGAGCTGCTGCTGGCCATCACCCGCCTCTTCGCCGCCGCGCCCCTGGCCACGGTGGAGGTGCCCGAGCTGGGAGGGGTGGCGGCGGCGCTGTACGCGGCGGGGCTGTTGACGTGGTCACTCGGCACGGGGCGCTGGAGGTGGGGCGGCTGGCTGACGCCCGTGGCGCTCGTGGGGGCGGTGCTGGTGCCCCGGCTGATGCCCGAGCCGGGCCTGCGCGTCACCTTCCTCTCCGTGGGCCAGGGGGACGCGGTGGTGCTCAGCTCCCGGGGCCACCATGCGCTGGTGGACGGAGGCGGCGTGCCCGGAGGAATGGACACCGGGGCCCGCTTCGTCCTCCCCTTCCTGCGTCACCAGGGCATCTCCCGGCTGGACCTGGCCGTGCTGTCCCATCCGCATCCGGACCATGCGCTGGGGCTGGCCTCGGCGCTGACGCAGGTGACCACGGAGCGACTATGGCTTCCGGCGGGTGACGTCGACGGCCCGCTGACGCGGCAGGTGGTGGCCGCGGCGCGCGAGGCGCGGGTGGAGGAGGTGCAGGCCGGCCACTCGCCACTGCGCCTGGGCGAGGCCACGCTGGAAGTACTGGGGCCGCCCGGCCCCGAGCAGCGCGAGCTGCTGGAGGGCGTGAATGACCGCAGCGTGGCCGTGCTGGTGCGGCACGGCGACGTCACCGTGCTGCTCGCGGGCGACGTGGAGGAGGACGGAGAGGCGACACTGGTGGACGGGCTCGGGCCAGTGACGGTGGTGAAGGCGCCGCACCATGGCTCGCGCACGTCCTCCACGGAGGCCCTGCTGGAGCGGACGCGGCCCCGGCATGTCGTCTTCTGCGTGGGGCGGCGCAACCGCTACGGCTTCCCGCATCCGGAGGTGGAGGCGCGCTACCGGGCGCAGGGCAGTGAGTGCTGGCGGACAGACCTGGATGGCGCCGTCACCGTGGAGAGTGATGGGAAGGACGTCCGGCTGGTGTCCTTCCTGGCACGCGAGCCATCGCCAACGGAGGCCCGGGTTGCCGTCGGGGAGGGGCATCCGCACCGT comes from Pyxidicoccus trucidator and encodes:
- the cysS gene encoding cysteine--tRNA ligase, with translation MTPPSIRLFNTMTMQKELLEPAIPGEVGVYVCGPTTYSYIHIGNARTFTSFDVVVRYLRHRGLKVRYVRNYTDVDDKIIKAAQETGEAPVALAARYVEIFREDARALHLLEPDVSPKVSDHIPEILGIIQKLVDNGHAYASHGDVYFSVSSDADYAKLSKRNLDELCAGDRVHPGEQKREPLDFALWKGAKPGEPAWESPWGPGRPGWHIECSAMSARYLGETFDIHGGALDLIFPHHENEIAQSESASGKPFAKYWMHCGFLDLEGAKMSKSLGNVVRLRDALAKVDAEALRFFFLSTHYRHPLNFADKALADAEARMEYFYETLRKVDERVAGKDFGKGPLHGEPHKLFAEFESAMDDDFNTAGALGVLSGLFVLMNELVDKPPVKDKALVGRTLQALREDVRRVSGILGLFEDEAGQWLLRRRDRAVLERGIDVAEVERLLGERAAARAAKDFAAADRVRGALKDRGVEIMDTPAGTTWKVAASHG
- a CDS encoding FHA domain-containing protein, which produces MAPPNPKRPPRPPRPPGTQAPKDSDVELPFDDDEVDPLRADDPRPQRVPQYPAGSRRSRRQGGERGSNDKELPPRFDWGHEYSDPGHPPAFLYVERGPGVGQLVPVKQGPLVMGRSSSSDLRLQHPSISRRHAQLIRRADRFFVKDLSSQNGTFLNRTRVTAEAEVMPGDEIAMGNALLRLRGPGGTPALGVPAITATNTLADGGRKQGMRTLAVALTAAALGSAVAALITFVALGLGGDDGPGSVPPPPATRTGPSTPVIDAAGRPGAATASENPAGADTRASEAPGEAPASPNAMEVAPSSPEARLETPTGAGDVARGSPQARAEALAGPSAMDVARGIAGASTPRMAAGGAKNRTGAASPAKAEVPRRNKK
- a CDS encoding CarD family transcriptional regulator; this encodes MQTSFKTGDKAVYPGQGVGEVMGIEHTEVAGQRQSFYVLRILENGMRIMIPINKVGSVGLREIISEEDVKQVYSILKEKDISVDSTTWNRRYREYMEKIKTGSVFEIAEVLRDLYLLKGDKDLSFGERKMLDTARSLLIKELSLAKDCTEEEIESDLKKIFNLA
- a CDS encoding DNA internalization-related competence protein ComEC/Rec2, which gives rise to MDRHAWRDLGSRPLFFPALSLTLGAHSAPATTVAPSAFLVCGALLGALGLALPRLPGAHLTVLLALWATGAGLASWEARVEVPAKLAAGGPAMLEGETERVERFDGTTRVRVAVARAGAPDASLEPARFRVSLSVRGDVMELLPGQRVRVETRLAPDAPPANPGEKDFGVARRRQGVVFTGGTDAGRLLVLSPAPGWRSVLEETRARLAVAVHAVAPSRDAAALFLTLAAGQRAELDDAWEEAFSRAGLAHVLSVSGLHVAALALMTLALLRRGLVRAGARWRKLDARQVAAPAAVPFVWAYVLFTGNQPPAVRSAVMATVVLLGLALWRRADGLNGLAAAAVVLVAWAPSSVVDLSLRLSFLAVLGLVLLSPALRQALPLAPPDPREPRRVRRLWGQARETVAQTLSASAAATLAGLPVVASAFGRVSLAGLVSNVVALPLCGLLTGLAAGGAALFVVAPVLATPVLWAGAWASELLLAITRLFAAAPLATVEVPELGGVAAALYAAGLLTWSLGTGRWRWGGWLTPVALVGAVLVPRLMPEPGLRVTFLSVGQGDAVVLSSRGHHALVDGGGVPGGMDTGARFVLPFLRHQGISRLDLAVLSHPHPDHALGLASALTQVTTERLWLPAGDVDGPLTRQVVAAAREARVEEVQAGHSPLRLGEATLEVLGPPGPEQRELLEGVNDRSVAVLVRHGDVTVLLAGDVEEDGEATLVDGLGPVTVVKAPHHGSRTSSTEALLERTRPRHVVFCVGRRNRYGFPHPEVEARYRAQGSECWRTDLDGAVTVESDGKDVRLVSFLAREPSPTEARVAVGEGHPHRWDDDFRGPRSPAVDGRTQEHARPR